A genomic region of Psychrobacter sp. M13 contains the following coding sequences:
- a CDS encoding toxic anion resistance protein, whose amino-acid sequence MQELTPPENAAAPSISLTPPAAVKEVQKSEADQMVKLDESQIPELDAKVDAFVDHVLNNSVHSPEFQQNVQSIHNLGSKEIRESAQVSNRMLELPAKSLNDSLFDNSPIAKSLTDLRGIVEDLDPSKKQLTSSRKLFGIIPFGNKVQDYFRQYESAQSHINAVVTSLYNGKDELLKDNAMIEQEKVNMWELMQSIRQYVYVGKKIDEQLEQKVYAIEASDPEKARIIKEEMLFYVRQKNTDFLTQLAVNVQGYLALDTIRRNNMELIKGVDRATTTTVSALRTAVIVAQAMTNQKLVLDQITALNKTTSSLIESTSAMLKRQSGEIHEQATSSTIELDKLQNAFNNVYDTMDMISNYKIEALENMKQTVNTLTTEVDKAQKYLDKSNQTTVLEVTKELDSKKITNKSDGLDIDI is encoded by the coding sequence ATGCAAGAATTGACCCCACCTGAAAATGCAGCCGCGCCTAGTATTTCGTTAACCCCGCCTGCTGCTGTTAAAGAAGTACAAAAGAGCGAAGCGGATCAGATGGTCAAGCTGGATGAAAGCCAAATCCCAGAGCTCGATGCTAAAGTCGATGCCTTTGTCGATCATGTTCTAAATAATTCAGTACATAGTCCTGAATTTCAGCAAAATGTTCAATCTATCCACAACTTAGGCTCAAAAGAGATTCGAGAGTCCGCGCAAGTCTCTAACCGTATGCTTGAGCTACCCGCTAAAAGCCTGAACGACAGCTTGTTTGATAACTCCCCTATTGCTAAGTCATTGACAGATTTGCGCGGTATTGTAGAGGATTTAGATCCTAGCAAAAAGCAGTTAACTAGCTCGCGTAAGCTATTCGGCATCATTCCTTTTGGTAATAAAGTACAAGATTACTTTCGTCAATATGAATCCGCACAGTCGCATATCAATGCGGTGGTGACCAGTCTATATAATGGTAAGGATGAGCTGCTCAAAGACAATGCTATGATCGAGCAAGAAAAAGTCAATATGTGGGAGCTCATGCAGTCGATTCGCCAGTACGTCTATGTCGGAAAGAAAATCGATGAGCAACTCGAGCAAAAGGTCTATGCTATTGAAGCGAGCGACCCTGAAAAGGCTCGTATTATAAAAGAAGAGATGCTGTTCTATGTGCGTCAAAAAAATACCGACTTTTTGACTCAGTTGGCCGTCAACGTTCAAGGCTATTTAGCCTTAGATACTATTCGCCGTAATAATATGGAGCTGATAAAGGGGGTCGATCGCGCCACAACAACGACCGTTTCAGCGCTACGTACGGCGGTTATTGTTGCGCAAGCGATGACCAATCAAAAGCTAGTATTAGATCAGATTACTGCTTTGAACAAAACCACTAGCAGCTTAATTGAATCAACCTCAGCGATGCTCAAACGTCAGTCTGGCGAGATTCATGAGCAGGCGACCAGTAGTACTATTGAGCTCGATAAACTGCAAAACGCTTTTAATAATGTCTATGACACAATGGATATGATCAGTAATTATAAGATTGAGGCGCTTGAGAACATGAAGCAGACGGTCAATACTTTGACAACTGAAGTCGACAAAGCTCAAAAGTATTTGGATAAATCGAATCAAACAACAGTGCTTGAGGTTACAAAAGAGCTGGATAGTAAAAAGATAACGAATAAATCAGACGGTCTTGATATCGATATCTAA
- the rnr gene encoding ribonuclease R, whose product MSWNDPNASSEAQRYVNPIPSRELIIGTINELGETTHQKLAKAFNIDDEDQIEALANRLKAMVRDGQITREGRPSRFRTVTKHDVVTGTVSAHAKGFGFVLLSDMPDLFLHEKQMRWVFNGDTVEAVGTSTDNRGRTEGRIVDVVERQQNQFIGTLAKDEDGYCVELGSPNNHQPITVTDDNVKAMDVKLGYPVKVDVIDWPNQHEFATGKITEVLSDDNDRELIIETTLLNYDIPFEFSAATLKQANDYKEPTEKDIKGRTDLRNMPLVTIDGEDARDFDDAVFAEKRSGGNYRVLVAIADVSNYVTPNSPLDKEAYERGTSVYFPHRVIPMLPEVLSNGLCSLNPDVDRMCMVADIKVSRAGKVTGYEFYPAVMNSQARLTYNQVNDYFNDPKDASIPKSLTGNAEVKKSVDTLHQLYDLLVKKREERHAMEFETVETYIKFNETGGIAAIVPRTRGDAHKLIEECMLLANTCAANFALKHELPVLYRNHDKPDGEKSMRIHEYAKNFGLSFPEESPTQADYQRIIEATKERPDAISIHSMLLRSMMQANYAPDNIGHFGLAYDEYSHFTSPIRRYPDLMLHRAIKAKVTNSQQPVMDFSLDGAGTQTSDTERRAEKASRYVESWLKCHYMKDHVGEDFEGVVTSVTSFGLFVTLTDLYIDGLVHISNVGDDYFVYDEKQQQLIGKDKGNLFGLGDLVKVKVAGVNMDLLQIDFDLKEKLKSSEMNQSKKGPAKKAPAKKNTRSKSKKS is encoded by the coding sequence ATGAGTTGGAATGATCCAAACGCCTCAAGTGAGGCACAAAGATATGTTAACCCCATCCCTAGTCGCGAGCTAATCATTGGCACGATCAATGAGCTGGGTGAAACCACGCACCAAAAATTGGCAAAAGCCTTTAATATTGATGATGAAGATCAAATTGAAGCCTTAGCCAATCGACTAAAAGCTATGGTGCGCGATGGACAAATTACCCGTGAAGGACGCCCTTCGCGCTTTCGTACGGTAACCAAACACGATGTTGTCACAGGAACCGTCTCAGCTCATGCTAAAGGCTTCGGTTTTGTACTGCTAAGTGATATGCCTGATTTGTTTTTGCACGAAAAGCAAATGCGCTGGGTATTCAATGGCGATACCGTTGAAGCGGTAGGCACTTCTACAGATAATCGTGGTCGCACAGAAGGTCGTATCGTTGATGTCGTTGAGCGCCAACAAAACCAATTCATTGGTACCTTGGCTAAAGATGAAGACGGCTATTGCGTTGAGCTGGGTAGCCCAAACAACCATCAGCCGATTACCGTTACTGATGACAACGTAAAAGCCATGGATGTAAAGCTTGGTTATCCTGTCAAAGTAGATGTGATTGATTGGCCAAACCAGCACGAATTTGCGACGGGTAAGATTACTGAAGTGCTCAGCGATGATAATGATCGTGAGTTAATTATTGAGACCACTTTACTGAACTACGATATTCCTTTTGAGTTTAGCGCAGCGACGCTTAAACAAGCCAATGACTATAAAGAGCCGACCGAAAAAGATATAAAAGGTCGTACTGATCTGCGTAATATGCCCCTGGTCACTATCGATGGGGAAGATGCCCGTGATTTTGATGATGCGGTGTTTGCAGAGAAGCGCTCTGGTGGTAACTATCGAGTGCTCGTGGCTATTGCTGATGTCAGCAATTATGTCACACCGAACTCGCCACTAGACAAAGAGGCTTATGAGCGAGGTACTTCGGTATATTTCCCACATCGCGTTATACCGATGTTGCCAGAGGTGTTATCGAACGGTCTATGCTCACTAAATCCTGATGTTGATCGCATGTGTATGGTCGCTGATATTAAAGTGTCGCGCGCGGGTAAAGTGACAGGCTATGAGTTTTATCCTGCGGTGATGAACTCACAAGCGCGCTTAACTTATAACCAAGTCAATGACTATTTTAATGATCCAAAAGACGCTAGTATTCCTAAGTCTTTAACGGGCAATGCAGAGGTCAAAAAGTCTGTTGATACGCTGCATCAGCTTTATGACTTGCTGGTGAAAAAACGTGAAGAGCGCCATGCGATGGAGTTTGAAACGGTTGAAACTTATATTAAATTTAACGAGACTGGTGGTATCGCAGCTATCGTGCCGCGTACACGAGGGGATGCGCATAAGCTGATCGAAGAGTGTATGCTGCTGGCTAATACTTGTGCGGCGAATTTTGCGCTAAAACATGAGTTGCCTGTGTTATATCGTAACCATGATAAGCCCGATGGCGAAAAGTCCATGCGTATTCATGAGTACGCCAAGAACTTTGGCCTGTCCTTCCCAGAGGAGAGCCCAACACAAGCAGACTATCAGCGCATTATTGAAGCCACTAAAGAGCGTCCTGATGCTATCAGTATCCATAGTATGCTATTGCGCTCGATGATGCAGGCCAACTATGCCCCTGATAATATCGGTCATTTTGGCTTAGCTTACGATGAATACAGTCACTTTACTTCACCGATTCGCCGTTATCCTGATCTGATGCTCCATCGGGCAATAAAAGCCAAAGTGACGAATAGTCAACAGCCTGTTATGGACTTTTCACTCGATGGTGCTGGCACGCAAACGTCAGATACTGAGCGCCGTGCTGAAAAAGCATCACGCTATGTTGAGTCATGGCTCAAATGCCATTACATGAAAGATCATGTCGGTGAAGACTTTGAAGGTGTGGTCACTAGTGTTACAAGCTTTGGCTTATTTGTGACTTTGACCGATCTGTATATCGATGGCTTAGTGCATATCTCTAATGTAGGCGATGATTACTTTGTCTATGATGAAAAGCAGCAGCAGCTTATCGGTAAAGATAAAGGCAACTTATTCGGCTTAGGTGACTTGGTCAAAGTAAAAGTAGCTGGCGTCAATATGGATCTCTTGCAGATAGATTTTGATCTAAAAGAAAAACTCAAATCGAGTGAGATGAATCAAAGCAAAAAAGGCCCTGCTAAGAAAGCACCCGCTAAAAAGAATACTCGTAGTAAAAGTAAAAAAAGCTAG
- a CDS encoding mechanosensitive ion channel family protein — MAASPNRLSLAKQLLVYSQILLLSMTFGLPALAAEEASTSTSDKVLADTATALGLPEGALSSNKGAEADPESGAADNSEAGVAPVDSVKTPPVISGESTNNAQIETTPTPQKDNDIRARISGIFSEIDGLQAVTASVTQGVVTLAGETPNEKKAQQAINLTNRLTDVVTVEDKIERTLDVQDNVNTVYQGLKNQVKNFMKALPLILVGLVIFGVVTWFGSFLSNRKKFWQRLTPNPFVAELLSQTVKVIFIIFGLILALSLIGAETLLGTLLGGAGVIGIAVGFAVKDSIENYIASLLLSIRQPFRARDQIVINDKEGIVVRLTSRATILMTLDGNQLRIPNAEVFKATILNYTKNPERRFTFELGVDANDDPLAAIKVGLDALRTLDFVLAKPKPIAIITNVGDSNIVLEFQVWVDQTQTDYPKARSIAIRETKHALENTGFSLPEPIYKLRFDSKVEKALEHLQSNSGENALPELTVKSIMPDQTGANIINNKNSDDLEKQQAKARAKQILQGAEADEVLDASPDQKLKEKVEQEIADNTGETDLLNKNSPQE, encoded by the coding sequence ATGGCAGCTTCTCCAAATCGCCTATCATTGGCTAAGCAATTGCTGGTTTATAGTCAAATACTGCTACTAAGCATGACTTTTGGCTTGCCAGCTTTAGCTGCTGAAGAAGCGTCTACTAGTACCTCTGATAAAGTATTAGCAGATACGGCCACAGCTTTAGGGCTACCAGAAGGCGCGTTGAGCTCCAATAAAGGGGCTGAAGCTGATCCTGAGAGTGGTGCAGCTGATAACAGTGAAGCAGGCGTAGCTCCCGTAGACTCAGTAAAGACGCCACCTGTGATCAGTGGTGAGAGCACTAATAATGCACAGATAGAAACCACCCCAACCCCGCAAAAAGATAATGATATACGCGCTCGAATTAGCGGTATCTTCTCTGAGATTGACGGTCTGCAAGCGGTTACTGCAAGCGTGACGCAAGGTGTGGTTACCCTTGCAGGAGAGACCCCTAATGAGAAAAAAGCGCAACAAGCGATTAATCTAACCAATCGCTTAACCGATGTGGTTACAGTAGAAGACAAGATTGAGCGTACGCTCGATGTGCAGGACAACGTCAATACCGTATATCAAGGCCTAAAAAACCAAGTTAAGAACTTTATGAAAGCTTTGCCACTGATACTGGTCGGCTTAGTCATATTTGGCGTAGTGACTTGGTTTGGCAGCTTTCTATCCAATCGTAAAAAGTTCTGGCAGCGCCTTACGCCCAACCCTTTTGTCGCTGAACTGCTATCGCAAACCGTTAAAGTCATTTTTATCATCTTTGGCTTAATATTAGCGTTAAGTTTGATTGGCGCAGAAACTCTACTTGGAACGCTGCTTGGTGGTGCTGGGGTTATCGGTATTGCGGTAGGTTTTGCGGTAAAAGACAGTATAGAGAATTATATAGCCTCCTTACTGCTTAGTATTCGCCAACCGTTTCGGGCTCGTGATCAAATCGTTATCAATGATAAGGAGGGCATTGTCGTGCGTTTGACGTCAAGAGCCACTATTTTGATGACTTTAGACGGTAACCAGCTGCGCATTCCTAATGCCGAAGTTTTCAAAGCGACTATATTAAACTATACCAAAAACCCTGAGCGCAGATTTACCTTTGAGCTAGGCGTTGATGCTAATGACGATCCACTAGCCGCGATTAAAGTGGGCTTAGATGCTCTACGCACTTTGGACTTCGTATTAGCCAAGCCTAAGCCAATCGCAATTATCACTAACGTTGGTGATTCAAATATTGTCCTTGAGTTTCAAGTCTGGGTTGACCAGACGCAGACAGATTATCCAAAAGCACGCAGTATCGCTATTCGTGAAACCAAGCACGCCTTAGAGAACACAGGCTTTAGCTTACCTGAACCTATTTACAAATTACGCTTCGATAGCAAAGTTGAAAAAGCACTTGAGCACCTACAAAGTAATAGTGGCGAGAATGCTTTACCCGAATTGACGGTTAAATCCATAATGCCTGACCAGACAGGTGCTAATATCATTAACAATAAAAATTCTGACGATCTGGAAAAACAACAAGCAAAAGCCCGTGCTAAGCAAATCTTGCAAGGGGCTGAGGCTGATGAAGTACTAGATGCTAGTCCTGATCAGAAGCTAAAGGAAAAGGTAGAACAAGAGATTGCGGATAATACAGGCGAGACGGATCTTTTAAATAAAAACAGTCCACAAGAATAG
- the hisA gene encoding 1-(5-phosphoribosyl)-5-[(5-phosphoribosylamino)methylideneamino]imidazole-4-carboxamide isomerase: MCAVPVPVPVIIPAIDLKDGKCVRLKQGRMEDDTVFSDDPVAMAARWVHEGARRLHLVDLNGAFDGVPVHKQVVHDIAKAFPNLPIQLGGGVRNMRTIEQYITAGLTYIIIGTKAVEDPEFVAEACREFAGHIIVGIDAKDGMVATHGWANVTDTRATELAKRFADVGVSSIVYTDINRDGMMQGVNVEQTVNLAREGGLPVIASGGVTDIKDIELLKPFGDCIEGIITGRAIYEGTLDLGEAQNYLDGK, translated from the coding sequence ATGTGTGCAGTACCAGTACCAGTACCAGTAATAATCCCAGCTATTGATCTTAAAGACGGCAAATGTGTTCGTCTAAAACAAGGACGGATGGAGGACGATACCGTGTTCTCTGATGATCCAGTTGCGATGGCAGCGCGTTGGGTGCATGAGGGTGCTCGTCGTTTGCATTTAGTAGATCTCAATGGTGCTTTTGATGGCGTGCCAGTTCATAAACAAGTCGTTCATGATATTGCCAAAGCTTTCCCTAATTTACCTATTCAGCTTGGCGGTGGTGTGCGTAATATGCGCACTATAGAGCAATACATTACCGCAGGTCTAACTTACATCATTATCGGTACCAAAGCCGTTGAAGACCCTGAGTTTGTCGCTGAAGCTTGTCGCGAGTTTGCAGGTCACATTATCGTAGGTATTGATGCCAAAGATGGCATGGTAGCGACCCACGGCTGGGCCAATGTTACGGATACTCGTGCCACTGAATTGGCTAAGCGCTTTGCCGATGTTGGCGTCTCCTCCATTGTTTATACTGATATCAACCGCGATGGTATGATGCAAGGCGTCAATGTAGAACAAACGGTCAATCTTGCCCGCGAAGGGGGTCTACCTGTTATCGCCTCTGGCGGCGTCACTGATATAAAAGATATTGAGTTGCTTAAGCCTTTTGGTGATTGTATCGAGGGTATTATTACTGGTCGTGCCATTTATGAGGGTACGCTAGACTTGGGCGAAGCACAGAACTACTTAGACGGTAAATAA
- a CDS encoding Na(+)-translocating NADH-quinone reductase subunit A encodes MITIKKGLDLPITGEPSREISEHQPTHVALIGYDYVGMKPTMNVKEGDIVAKGQPVFEDKKRAGVIYTAPAAGKVIAIKRGERRVFESLVIAVDPKGEEVEFERFDSGQLASLDSEVIEKQLLASGEWTAFRTRPYSRAPEIGARPQAIFVTAMDTNPLAFDPMLLINEQTQAFNDGLSALSTLSPKTFVCHHGDAHLTPATNMATGNVTEYHSFSGKHPAGLAGTHIHFLHPLMRGVSVWTIGYQDVIAIGKLFTTGRLYTRRLLSLAGPAVKAPHLVATERGADVTALTKGKLVGDDNRIISGSVLSGRKVFDNVAYLGRFHDQVSVLSEGHERPAFHFFTPGKNRFSKLPIYISQFFKKKYNFTTTTNGSPRAMVPIGVYEEVMPQDYLPTQLLRALIVEDIITAVDLGVLELDEEDLALCTFVSPGKYEYSDILRDNLTRIELEG; translated from the coding sequence ATGATTACCATCAAAAAAGGTTTGGATTTGCCTATCACCGGTGAGCCCTCCCGCGAGATATCTGAGCACCAACCAACACATGTGGCACTCATTGGCTATGATTATGTGGGCATGAAGCCTACTATGAACGTCAAAGAAGGCGACATCGTAGCCAAAGGTCAGCCCGTTTTTGAAGATAAGAAACGTGCTGGCGTTATCTATACTGCCCCTGCTGCTGGCAAAGTCATCGCTATCAAACGTGGTGAGCGCCGCGTATTTGAGAGTCTCGTGATCGCTGTCGACCCTAAGGGTGAAGAAGTGGAGTTTGAGCGTTTTGACTCTGGGCAGCTGGCTTCTCTTGACTCTGAAGTGATTGAGAAACAATTACTAGCTTCAGGTGAATGGACAGCATTTCGTACGCGTCCTTACAGCCGTGCGCCTGAGATCGGTGCGCGTCCGCAAGCGATCTTTGTCACTGCCATGGATACCAATCCATTAGCTTTTGATCCAATGCTATTGATCAATGAGCAGACTCAAGCATTTAACGATGGTTTATCCGCTCTATCTACCTTAAGTCCAAAGACCTTTGTCTGTCATCATGGCGATGCTCATTTGACCCCTGCCACCAATATGGCAACCGGTAACGTCACTGAGTATCATAGCTTTAGTGGTAAGCACCCTGCGGGTTTGGCTGGTACGCACATTCACTTTTTGCACCCGCTTATGCGCGGCGTCAGTGTTTGGACGATCGGTTATCAAGATGTGATTGCTATCGGTAAGCTGTTTACCACAGGACGTCTATATACTCGTCGTCTCTTGAGCCTAGCAGGACCTGCAGTAAAAGCACCGCATCTCGTCGCAACCGAGCGCGGCGCGGACGTTACTGCTTTGACTAAAGGCAAACTGGTCGGTGATGATAACCGTATCATCTCAGGCTCAGTACTGTCGGGTCGCAAAGTGTTTGACAATGTCGCTTATTTGGGTCGTTTTCATGACCAGGTCAGTGTGTTGTCCGAAGGCCATGAGCGTCCAGCATTTCACTTCTTTACTCCTGGTAAAAATCGCTTTTCAAAGCTGCCTATTTATATCTCGCAGTTTTTTAAGAAAAAATATAATTTCACTACGACGACTAATGGTTCACCGCGAGCGATGGTGCCAATTGGCGTTTACGAAGAGGTGATGCCGCAGGACTATCTGCCAACGCAGCTGTTACGTGCGCTCATTGTTGAAGACATTATCACTGCTGTTGACTTAGGTGTCTTAGAACTTGATGAAGAAGATTTGGCTCTGTGCACCTTTGTATCCCCTGGCAAATACGAATACAGCGATATCTTGCGTGATAATTTGACACGCATTGAGCTGGAGGGTTAA
- a CDS encoding NADH:ubiquinone reductase (Na(+)-transporting) subunit B produces the protein MKFLHNMFDRMEPSFVKGGKHEKYYPIFEMFDTFLRQPDSTTFTSSHVRDGIDLKRIMITVWMCTFPAMFFGMYNVGHQALTAIAELGLQADGWRTIITGMVGYDPTSIWACFVYGAMQFLPIYIVTFVVGITCEILFAITRGHDVNEGFFVTSVLYALIMPPDIPLWQVALGIIFGVVVAKEVFGGTGKNFLNPALSGRAFLYFAYPSYISGDSVWTAVDGFSGATPLGLAALGVSPADFTNVYGQAITWSDAFFGNIQGSVGEVSTLAILFGAAVLLWTRIASWRIMSGCVIGLVATSLIFNMIGSDDNLMMELPFYWHLVIGGFAFGAVFMATDPVSAAHTNKGRWAYGILIGFMTVLIRVVNPAFPEGIMLAILFANLFAPLFDYFVTQANIKRQTARRVRYVQAQK, from the coding sequence ATGAAATTTTTACACAACATGTTCGATCGTATGGAGCCGTCTTTTGTTAAGGGTGGTAAGCACGAAAAATACTATCCTATCTTTGAGATGTTCGATACGTTTTTGCGTCAGCCAGATTCAACGACTTTTACTTCTTCTCATGTGCGCGACGGTATTGATCTAAAGCGCATTATGATTACGGTGTGGATGTGTACTTTTCCAGCGATGTTCTTTGGCATGTACAACGTCGGTCACCAAGCGCTAACCGCTATTGCTGAGCTTGGTCTACAGGCTGATGGCTGGCGTACTATCATCACTGGCATGGTGGGCTATGATCCGACTAGTATCTGGGCTTGTTTTGTTTACGGGGCGATGCAGTTCTTACCGATTTATATCGTCACCTTTGTCGTTGGTATTACTTGTGAGATTCTGTTCGCTATTACCCGTGGTCATGACGTCAATGAGGGCTTTTTTGTTACCTCAGTGCTGTACGCACTGATCATGCCACCAGATATTCCTTTATGGCAAGTGGCTTTGGGTATTATCTTTGGGGTTGTCGTTGCCAAAGAAGTATTCGGTGGTACGGGTAAGAACTTCCTGAACCCTGCCCTATCGGGACGAGCTTTTCTTTATTTCGCTTATCCGTCCTATATATCAGGCGATTCGGTATGGACAGCGGTCGATGGGTTCTCAGGAGCGACGCCACTTGGCCTAGCTGCTCTTGGCGTAAGTCCGGCTGACTTTACTAACGTCTATGGTCAAGCGATTACTTGGAGCGATGCCTTTTTTGGTAATATCCAAGGTAGTGTCGGTGAAGTATCGACTTTAGCTATCTTGTTTGGCGCGGCAGTGTTGCTGTGGACGCGTATTGCTTCATGGCGCATCATGTCAGGCTGTGTTATCGGTTTGGTAGCCACGTCACTTATCTTTAATATGATTGGCTCTGATGACAATCTGATGATGGAACTGCCTTTTTATTGGCACTTAGTCATCGGTGGCTTTGCTTTTGGTGCGGTATTTATGGCCACGGATCCTGTATCAGCGGCGCATACCAATAAAGGTCGCTGGGCTTATGGTATCTTGATTGGCTTTATGACGGTATTGATCCGTGTGGTCAATCCAGCTTTCCCAGAAGGCATCATGCTGGCTATTTTGTTTGCCAACCTATTTGCTCCATTGTTTGATTATTTTGTGACACAAGCGAATATCAAACGTCAAACGGCACGGAGGGTTCGTTATGTCCAAGCCCAAAAGTAA
- a CDS encoding Na(+)-translocating NADH-quinone reductase subunit C → MSKPKSNNMKTVSVALTLCLVCSVLVSAAAVGLKPSQVENARLDRNKNILVAAGMFDPAQDTNDDVAERFKDFDVEIVDLKAGDYLEDDALSAVGIDDRNAYNASQATKNQALSEDLGDNDPASIGRVPKYAKVYVKNDDAGKPELVVLPIQGYGLWGTIYGFLTLESDMNTIKGISFYEHKETPGLGARIEEPKWRATWSGIHSYDENGEVATGVAKAGNPKDNWVDGISGATLTSRGVSNMIQFWLGEQGYKPYLDAQREQSGKTLESTDAVARQSLHQDSPYQKLGQNDAALTHSVTKLAVVVPAANVTTATNGKEA, encoded by the coding sequence ATGTCCAAGCCCAAAAGTAATAACATGAAAACGGTCAGCGTAGCGTTAACGTTATGCTTAGTATGTTCAGTACTCGTTTCAGCGGCAGCGGTTGGTTTAAAGCCATCGCAAGTCGAAAACGCGCGCTTAGACCGTAACAAGAACATCTTAGTAGCGGCTGGTATGTTTGATCCAGCACAAGATACCAATGATGATGTCGCTGAACGCTTTAAAGACTTCGATGTCGAAATTGTTGATTTGAAGGCGGGCGATTATCTTGAGGATGATGCGCTAAGCGCAGTCGGTATCGATGATCGCAATGCTTATAATGCCAGCCAAGCGACCAAAAATCAGGCACTAAGTGAAGACTTGGGTGATAACGATCCCGCTAGTATTGGCCGTGTACCTAAATATGCCAAAGTCTATGTCAAAAATGATGATGCTGGCAAGCCTGAACTGGTCGTATTGCCGATTCAAGGCTACGGCTTATGGGGTACAATTTATGGGTTTTTAACGCTTGAGAGCGATATGAATACCATCAAAGGTATTAGCTTTTATGAGCATAAAGAAACCCCAGGTCTTGGCGCGCGTATCGAAGAGCCAAAATGGCGTGCGACGTGGAGCGGTATTCACTCGTATGATGAAAACGGCGAAGTCGCTACTGGCGTGGCCAAAGCAGGTAATCCAAAAGATAACTGGGTCGATGGTATTAGCGGTGCGACTTTGACCAGTCGTGGTGTCAGTAACATGATTCAGTTCTGGTTGGGTGAGCAAGGCTACAAGCCTTATTTAGATGCACAGCGTGAACAGAGTGGCAAAACACTTGAGAGTACGGATGCAGTTGCTCGTCAAAGCTTACATCAAGACAGCCCTTATCAAAAGCTAGGTCAGAATGATGCTGCCCTAACTCATTCTGTAACCAAGCTGGCAGTCGTTGTACCAGCTGCCAATGTTACAACTGCTACCAATGGCAAGGAGGCGTAA
- a CDS encoding NADH:ubiquinone reductase (Na(+)-transporting) subunit D — protein sequence MANTKEILVSPIFDNNPIGLQILGICSALAVTTSVSNALVMSVALTLVTAFSSFFISIIRKKIPSSIRIIVQMTIIASLVILVDQVLKAVAYDVSKGLSVFVGLIITNCIVMGRAEAYAMSNPPIPSFLDGIGNGLGYSAVLLFVASIREIFGAGSWFGFTLLQPATDGGWYVPNGLMLLPPSAFFIITMFIVIIRIWKPEQIEEADFVMKPQSKGMAHGGGH from the coding sequence ATGGCTAATACCAAAGAGATTTTAGTTTCCCCTATTTTTGACAATAACCCTATTGGTTTACAGATTTTAGGGATTTGTTCAGCATTAGCAGTGACCACGAGCGTCTCAAATGCTCTCGTCATGAGTGTGGCGCTGACATTAGTGACCGCGTTTTCAAGCTTTTTTATCTCAATTATTCGCAAAAAAATACCTTCAAGTATTCGTATTATTGTGCAGATGACTATTATTGCCTCTTTGGTTATTTTAGTGGATCAGGTACTAAAAGCGGTCGCTTATGATGTTAGTAAGGGACTATCGGTATTTGTCGGCTTGATTATTACTAACTGTATTGTTATGGGTCGCGCCGAAGCATATGCGATGAGTAACCCACCTATTCCCAGCTTTTTAGATGGCATCGGTAACGGTCTTGGCTACTCTGCGGTACTACTGTTTGTCGCTAGTATCCGTGAGATATTTGGCGCTGGCAGTTGGTTTGGCTTCACGCTATTACAGCCTGCTACTGATGGTGGCTGGTACGTACCTAATGGTCTGATGCTATTACCGCCTTCAGCGTTCTTTATTATCACTATGTTTATTGTCATCATACGTATCTGGAAACCAGAACAGATCGAAGAAGCTGACTTCGTTATGAAGCCTCAGTCTAAAGGCATGGCGCACGGAGGCGGACACTAA